TATCTTTGTTGTTGATTCCATTGGAAACGTATTGTCTTCAGATTCTTCTAACATTTTGCGGAAATAATCCCAGTCGGTAAATTGACTAGTTAATTTAAGTACTGGATCACGTAACACTACCGTTTCGCTGAGAGTTAGATAGATTGGCGAGTGATCTGAATTCATGTCTAgcccattttcaatattaagataaGCACTGGAGACTTTTCTGGTGATGAAGAAATCGATAAGGTCCCGATTTTTTTGTGGATCAGATGGCCAATACGTTGGCATCCATGAAGATGCAGTGTTACAGTTTGTTTGTTGAAGCGCTTTGAAGAGCTCCCTTCCTTTAGTGGTTGTTAGCCTAGATCCCCAATGGATATGTTTAGCATTAAAATCACCGCCcataatgaattttgttttatgacgccatttaataattatattttctgttttaagtAGAACACAAGAAACATTAGAACGCGAATTGCGCTTTATAAACACATAGATTGACGGTCACATACGCGCACTAAATTCAATCAGTCAATAGAAATGGTCGAGTAGAGGTTTCGAGACGCAAGAACAGTGGAAAAAAGCAATGAACGGTTCCGCAAACGTGAAAACACGGAACTCAATGTTTACAAATGGTATGTTTACAGACGATACCCGAAAACTACAACCACAAAAATCCCAACAGTATAATCGAAACCGAACATTCATTaagaaattaacttaaaataaaataaaatgatcaaGTAGCCGACCAATGATTGAATTTCATAAGCATCCAGCTATCCAGCTTAGTGATATCAATGTAACCAGCGTACAGCAATAGAAAGAaagtacaacacaaaaaaaaaccattcgttttgaactttatttttttaagaacaatCGCAACAATAAGATTCTTTTGTGAGTGCGCACGTgcactttgcaaaaaaaaatacaaattgaaaaccTAGTTATAGCCAAACAATATCAGAAAACTGAATCATTGCAAGAAGTTATTTGAGCACTTACTGAATTGTTTacacttacatatttttttaatgtaaggtACTGATTTTTAGAGAATTAAAATTTAGCCCttctttgcttaatttttttttaatttaaccttCACAATACTgtgatcaaaaaattattttcaagcgATTCTGATCTCAGTAGTGTGTAAAAACACTTAAATCTAATCGATggtggaaatgaaaaaaaaaacaaaatttaaataacttttttacattaTGTGATCGTACTTTTTGAAATTCTACGATTTTCTTAAGTTAAGGCTCAAGTCGGAACCTATAAATCAACTCAGATTGgcttgaaatttaatatttggtagttttttagctgtttttacatttgtatatacaatataaaattataattttaataataacggCCACCCTAATGCTCATACCATTGGTTTCCTCACGAACGCGGCGCTTTTCATAGAATGGGCCAATTAATTTATGTCGTATACGTTCGGTATATCCTGTCATTCTTCAATTACTGCAGTTTTTAATGCTGTTGCATTATTTGCATGTCTTCTTCAAAAaggcccacacattttcaatcaCGTTTATGTAgggactttttttttaaatattgtttgtgtCTATTGTGCCGTCAATAAACACCAGTCTCCTCTTCCTTTACTTGAAATGCATCCTCAAACCATAacagaattttttccaaaattggcCGAGTGAGCGTTATTTCGATTTTGTAAAGCTGTCAAGGGCTTGCCTCATACTCTAGTCGGTCCATCGTTGTAGTACAGCATTATCATTGTCTCATCGCAAAATATAACGTCGTCCCAATAATCTTCTTGTTCCGAAAAGTGGTTCAAAACAAAATACAGgcgttttttctacattttgtgCAGACAGCAATGGTTTCTTTTGTGCTGATATCGATGAATATTTGTGGTGCAGTATGGCATGACGCACTGCTTCATGAGAGGCAACAATACCGCACCCCTCGTTAAGCTCTTTTGTAAGTGTTCTGAAGgaaattcaattgtttcaagttttcaagtttttttttattaattccctttaaatactgtgaataaatataaatcagTACAAAAGACACTTCAAAGATAAATAAAGAGTGATATTTTTTCCTAGtaaagttgaaaaattgaatttattttcaaaattgaatttatagTCGAAAGTCATTGTTGACATACTGTATATATACAGgctgaacgatatgaagtgttaccaacttcacactgcttgtatctgtaaaacagctcatgacatcaacgtcaaaattgttctaatgacggttcaatatattgtttataagccatcaaatgcatttgcgtctcagttttgctgaatttttttttctgtgatggaattcaaacgtaatagtgtgattgcgttatatatggctggaaaatcacaaccaggcattgttcgtgagctcagccacctcaaagtgaataaaatgtttgtgtatcgcactataaaacattacaatgatactggtagcattgcaaacgCTATGGAAGTGGAccaaaaaataccgcaagaacgccagaaatggttcggaaagtgaaggctcgacttgaacgaaatccacgtcgaagtggaagaaaaatggccaacgaactgaaaatatcgcaagacagcattcgacgcatattgaaaaatgagctcaaggtcaaagcttacaagttccaaaaagcacacgatctttcactccagcaaaaaaagttcggtgcgaaagagcaaaggagttgttgcgcttgcacgagcggggtgaatttcctaacattgtgttttctgatgaaaaaaatgtcccaattgggcagttcataaacactcaaagcgATCGTGTTTGCTtaaccgaacgctcatacgagaatttgagcctctGAGTGGCCAAAAGccatttcccatcgcaagtaatggtttgggccgcagtgaccgctgatggacgctctccaatcgtttttatcgagcctggtttcaaagtgaatgcgacttattatcggaaaaattatttagaagctgctttagagccctggacacgcaaacatttccgTCGTAGACCacggacgttccaacaggactcggcaccgtctcataaagctcgtgtgaaccaagaatggtttaaaaatcatgttccacacttcatttcgtccacacaatggctttcgaattcgccagacgcaaatccgatggactattccatctggtccattttggagagcaaggtgaggactaaaaaatatgccagtatggatgcgctgaaaaaagcgattctACGAGAaagggccaaaatacctcaagatcacatttgtGCAggatgcaactcatttttttaccgtttgaaggctatagtcaaggcaaaaggtggtcataccgAAACTGTCAATGAAAGATctgggaaacctgaaataatagaGTTTTACAATTCCACAAAAGGTGGAGTTGATGCTTTAGACCAAAAGTGCGCTAATTACTCTGTAGCTCGCAGAACACGACGTTGGCCAAGTGTAGTGTTTGCTGGAATGCTAAATATTGCTTGTGCAAACGGCTATGTGTTATGGAAAAGttcaaatactgaaaaaaaatgaaaaggaagAACTACATAAAATCAGCTGGAATGGAATTAATAATTCGGAAAGCTGAGTATTCAATGTACCCACGAGAACTGCGAGAAAAGATTGATCGTTTAGTAGCATCTTATAATATAACTGCAACATCTGTGACTAGTTCCACGCCTGAAGTTGCCACCTCGAGCCGAAATGATCTAAAAAGAGGGCGCTGTTACTTATGTGATAGAAAAAAAGACGGGAAATTTGTTACAAAATGCAATAATTGCAAGTATTTCATTTGCAAATTGCACAGTAGCACAAAAGTACTGTGTGATAGTTGTCAAGACTGAAATTAGTCCACTTATAATGTTCCTAAACACTTCggtttataattttgtgttgatttttttctaatacgtTGAAATACTTatgttttagttaattttttcaaagttgattttataagatataagaaaacatacatatgttagcTAAAAACTTtcgaaataatagtttttttttatttttatagtggtaagaaaaaaattccaaaaaattgtccaaattTTGTGATCTCTTGTAgtaaataagttaaaagaagtatatgaataaaaacttattaatttcataaaacaagCTTGTTATTTGTCCTATCAaaataattcttgaaaaaaattgtagacaTTTGTATCCTAGAATCTAATTTTAATAGGGGGCCGCGCGGCCCCCACGATACTAGTTTCGTTAGTCAAATTTACGATACCAGTTAAGGGTTAAGATAGTTTATGGCATCGCTCGGTGTTCAAGATGCAATAAATTGATCGCTCACGACCAGTTCAGCTAAAGTAGATTAGGGTCATCGACCCTTTACttgctaaataaattttcagttaTGAATATGTAGCATTCTTTCTTAATAACTGTGTGcaaatttatgtattgtatatttgtatataacttAAATTAAAGGTCATCAAAATTAGCActgaattatttgaaaaaaaaaatattttgatcgcGTTCTATGTGCGGGAAAAGACAAAAGACTTGCAGATAtccgaagaagaaaaattatattttattgggTTTCTTATTGACTAATGTTTGGGCGAGCGTCCAAACTGCTTAGCTTCACAATATTTAAGTCCCGCATTTGCGTTGGGCGTGGTAAAATATCCACATTTTAATCCTTGAAAACGAGGGGGAGTTATTTTGCTCTGACGATCTCGAGAAGCCGTGGTGGTTATGTTTTGGGTACTACCGTGAGGTCCCCTCCCTGTGGATCTAAAGCCCAGAACAGATCTAAGGGTAGCTCCAACAACAGCGAAAGTTCTACCGATGTTGGTTTCCTAACTTTCCCTTTCTGGGAATAAAGCATGGAAAATATGCGGAGGCAATACCAAATATTTCCAGCCATTCTTCTCTTGAATCTTTACTCCACAGCCACAAAATTTTGCTTTCTAAATTTAGATTCTGCAAAGTGAGCAGACACTACAAAAGAAGTTATCGGTCTCACAGAGCTAACGTAAAACAGAATGAGTCCTCGCGATCCACACAGATGATAGATGCTTTGCAACATCTAGGACTGCTATACGAGTATGTCTGTTACGCCACCTAGTTGTATGAAAATTAGCAGTTTTAGAGTGTTGCAAGTGAATCGTCTGGTTCACTTCTTTAGAATCCTCCAAAGGAAGGATCAGCTGGAAGCTCTAATAATGCCCAAACtttgctctgaaaatattcatgGAGTCCTTGTCCGTTTTGATAACCAAGTTCTCTCTTATTATGAGCCTGGAAGCGAAAAAGTACGTCTCTCGACTTCAAATCAGGATATTTGGAGTTCAGCAGAATAACTTAGTAACGCGAAACCTCTGCTCATTATTCAAGGTGGaatgtatttatattaaaattttatatatatacatctaACTGTTAACTCTTAGGCGTAAAAGCGCCTAACATTTAACTGAAGTACTTTCATAATTTATGCAGAAGGGGCCTTTAGTACACTTAAAGTGAGCCCGTCAATGGTTCTAGGCTCATTGCcgaaaaaaacctttgaaaTTTACTGAAGAATTTTTAGTAACTTGTTTAGGATGACTGGCGGTAGACTTACAGTTAGATCGTCAATGTCCCTAGGCACATTTCCGTAGTGGGGAGGAAGTTGCAGTTCGGTAAGTGGTCAAAGCTCTTGTCAACGACAAATGGCAAGCCTGGTATCAACGACAAGTGGCAAGGCTGAAGGATAGAAGTAGGAGTAGCAATCGAGAAAGAGTTTGGTGAAGCAGCTTTCGTTTTCCTTTGTAATCTGAATTttcgattattttattatttaacagtttcatgtacaataaatatatgagaataaatattttaacaagtcAGAAGTGGAAAAGTTTATCCAAACGCCTAAAAAGCAAAAACGCCGACGTCGTGCAACATTGTACAGACATAGAAGTACTTCGAGAACTTTCAACGTGGAAAGCAGCGCAAATTGCAAGTTTTGCTAAACGGCATCAGCTTTTCAACGGAAAGTCTCAACGACGCAGTCAAGTATTAGCACTGCGGTACGAGGCCACAACGTATTGTCAACGTCCGAAGAGGAAATATACATTGGTATATATACGAATATTTGCAACGAATTGCAAATacgcaaaatataatattaacaatTTGTGGAACTTATACGCTGAAGTTCAGTCACAACGATCAATACTTAACGACAGAGCAGTTGACGTCGCGTACAAACAGAGGCGCTGACTTCGCTGCTTATTCAATTTCGACTGCGAAGGTACGAAGCGAATCAACTTCAACTCATCGTCGCTGTTGAAAGAACCAACGTacgaatttgaaaacaaaaagacaATAAAACGAATAGCAacgaaaatatatcaaaagcaAATACAGCTGAAGGCAAACAAATAAGATCAGAGAGTACGAATGCGATTTTAGTGAACGAATAAAgctaacaaaatacaaagagggtgaaataaaattattagagAATACTGCTTTCTacgaatgaaatattttattttacagacACAATGATCAAACTAAATACGCTAAAGGTGATTCAGTTGAATACACTGCTACGGGCTAATGGTTTGCCAACGACAGGTTTGAAGACAACCAAGATATCAAGGCTTCAAGAAGCCTTAGGCGTGGATGAAATAGATCCATCGGAGCTCGAAGATGAGGGTGTGGAATCAACAAATGATTTAAGAATGCAACTCAACAGCTTGAGAGAAGCAATGGCAGGGTTGACGTCAGCAATTGGCACAATGAATGGTAGTTCGCCACAGGTGCTAAACAATAACGCAAATCAACAAACATCCAACGTTAATGACGATGTTGATCCAGTTTCAAACGAGTCAACCTGGGAGTCAGCTGATGATTTACGTAGAGTGTCGTATCCAAGAGTGACGATTCAAGACATGATCGGTGTAATGCCTGAATTCGATCCACTCAAAAGCTCAACATCACCAACGCAGTTTTTAATCCGAGCTGAGCAATTGCAGAAATGTCACGGTTGGAAAGAAGAAATGATGTTGATCGCAGTTCAGCACCAAATGAAAGGCATGGCCAAACGTTGGCTGGATGCACAACCGGTGTTTCAGTCCTGGTCACAATTTGTTAACGCATTCAAAATCGATTTTCCATCAACACATAATGCAGCTGAGGCACATAAAATGCTTATGAGACGCAAACGAAAAAACGGCGAAGACTATGTGGAATATTATTATTCTATGCTAACCATAGGTCGACAAGGTTTGGTGGATGATGTTTCCATCAATACACATATAATTAGTGGTCTAAACGATGGTTCATTAACAAAGGCACTGGCAGCAATGAGTTTTGGTACATGTAGCCAATTGTTAATTGCACTCAAGAACTTAACGATTACCAGTAGTATATCAACGACATCTACTACTCCAACCCAGCAAATATTGAAATCTGAAACGAAATCTAATGCGAAGCAAACGCAAGTAAAGTGCTTTAATTGTAATGAGTACGGTCATATTGCAATCAAATGTCCGCAACCGCAAAAGAAGGTACGTTGTACTGTATGTACTAAGATAGGGCACGAAGCCAAGAACTGCAACAAGAAACCAACAGTTGTAGAGATTGGGAACCACAATGGAAGTGATGAAGCACCACCAGTCATGAAAGTGGTTGAGTTAAATGGAAAGGAGTACGAAGCTTTTATTGATACCGGAAGCGTATGCTCTTTAATTCGCGAATCAGCAGCAGATGGCATGAAGATACTGGGAGCAAATAAATGTTTCACAGGATTCGGCGGGTCTAAAGTGCAAGTGACGAGACAAGTCAATGTTGTTGCAAATGTTGATAACGTTCAGCGAGAGATAACGTTGTACATTATCGCGGATAGCCTGCTGCCCTACGACATTTTATTGGGTCGCGACGTTTTACAAAACAATGGGTATCACATGGTTGTAGACAAAGGCGTACTACATTtagacgaaataaaaataaataattttaatatatccaGCGATTTATCGGAAGAAGATAAGAACAAGGTACGTAACCTTTTAGTtgataagcaaaattgttttgCCGAAGATATAAGCCGAATTGGCAGATGCAAAAGCGCACAAATGACGATAGAGGTAACCAAATCAGGTCCTATACTTGGTAAGAAATATCAAGTCCCTTTTTCACAACGCCCTGAGTTGTCGAGAATTTTGGCGGAGCTGTTGGACAACGAAATTATAAGTCCAAGTAGTTCACCTCACGCAGCTTCAGtacttttggtaaaaaaatctaATGGCGAAAATCGAATGTGCATTGATTACCGCGCGCTTAACGAGGTCACAGTTAAGAAGAATTACGTAATGCCAATAGTGGAAGAACAACTCTCGCGCCTTTCagggaacaaatatttttccacattGGACATGACCTCCGGTTATTACCAAGTACCGATGAACGaagattcaaaaaaatatacagcatttttaacTCACGAGGGTTTATTTGAGCATAATGTTATGCCTTTCGGTCTGGTAAATGCTCCTATGGTTTTCCAGGAAATAGTTGTTAACTTAATTAAGTCATTGAAATATCGTGATAAGGTGATAAGCTATGTTGATGAGGTTATCATAGCCACGAAAACTTCTGGAAGCTATCAAAGCTACAGGTTTAACACTTAGGCCATCCAAGTGTACGTTTATGGCTCAGCAGGTTCAGTTTTTGGGTCACGATATAAATAGCGACGGAATACGTCCaggtaaaaataaaacgaaggtTATCGACTAATATCCAAAACCGACTTCGACCAAAGAGGTACGACAATTTTTAGGAGTAACGGGTTATTTCAGAAAACTTGttaaagaatattgtatacTGGCTCGTCCGTTAACGATGTTGCTGAAAAAAACGTAGAGTTTGTGTGGAACAAAGAACAGAACGATGCCTTTGAAAAGCTAAAAGCGATGATAATTACAAAGCCAGTACGACGCAACGAAAACCCATGAGGTGCACACGGATGCAAGTTCCATAGGATTGTCCGGGGTGCTATTACAAAACGACAACGACACAGATTGGAAGcctgtgttttattttagtagGCAATGTAATGAAGCAGAACGCTACTATGTCAGCCATGAGTTAGAGGTTCTGGCAATAGTTGAAACATTGCAACGATATAGGTTGTATTTAATCGGACAAAAATTTAACGTAATCACTGACTGCAATGCTATAGCAGTAACAAAAGCAACGACACCATTGTTACCGCGAGTGGCAAGGTGGTGGCTCAAACTACAggagtttgattttaaatgtatcCATCGTGCGGGTGCAAAGAATACATTAGCTGATGGCTTAAGTAGAAGTCCGACATTCCCACCAACGGAACCGATAACGGTCGCAGAGTCAGTCTATCGAGTAGTTAATATCGACAACGATTGGGTATCGGCAATGCAGATACAAGATGAGACACTTAAAGAGATCATCGAGGTTCTCAACgggaaaaaaacatttaatgaaCGTCAACTGAAAGATGATTACACTTTGCAAGGTCAACGGTTATATCGCAAGGTCAACGGGAATAAGCTACTAGTAGTCCCAAAAGGCGTGAAGTGGCGTTTGACAAGAACGTGCCACGATGAAGCAGGTCACTTCGGGTTGGACAAGACTAGTGAACGGTTATCTAAAGACTTTTGGTTCGCTCGTATGCGACAATACGTAAAATCTTATATTGCATCGTGTCCAGAATGCTGCATCAATAAAGTAACAGGAGGGAAGAAAGAAGCGCAGCTACATGTAAGCAAGGTGGTACCAATACCATTTCGTTGTGTGCACATAGATCATTTGGAGCCATTCGTACGAAGCAAACACGGTAATTGCTATATTCTTGTCATTGTCTGTGCTTTCACTAAATATGTAGTTATACGAGCATTGCGGAACACGAAGACAACTCCGGTGTTAGCGGCACTACGTGATTATATGACGATATACGGATGTCCAACGCAAATGGTTTCGGACAGAGGCACAGCTTTTACTTCCAAAGAGTTTCAGAACTTCGTCGAACGATACGACATACGTCATACGAAAGTAGCAGTGCGCACGCCTCGTGCCAACGGTCAAGCAGAGCGTATTAATAAGACCATTTTGGCATCACTTAAATGCAGTACGAAATCCGACAAAGATTGGGACGAAGCACTACCCCAACTTCAATGGTGCTTAAACTCCCAAAATAATACGACGACAAAGCAGAGTCCAAATAGTATAGATTTTACCTACAAACTTCGGGATGTTACCACCAATCGGTTAATTCAAGCAGTACAAGACGAACGCGATGAGGAAACATATCAGCACGAAGACTTCCGAATGAAAGCAGTGGCCGAACGAATCGATGCCGAAAGGGCCAAATGGAAGCAGCGGTTTGATTCAAAACATCAGACACCCAGACAATACAACGAAGGAGACTTGGTAGTGGTTGATTATGTACCCCAACCTACTGGTACCTCACACAAGCTCGATCCGTCGTTCAAAGGACCGTATATGGTAACTAAAGTTTTACCCAATGACCGCTACGTAGTAGAAGATCTGCCAGATACTACAACTCGGCGAAAACCTTACGCAGGTGTATTTACAAATGAAAACATGAAACCGTGGTGTATTCAAGGTTTAGTAGACGATGATTTCGATGATGAGAAGTCAGGTCCTGATATCAACCGAAATCATATCGATAACAACGACCGCAGAGAATCGTCCGGAGATACGATCAATCAGGAAAGGCCGAGCTGTCAACGACAAATGGCAAGCCTGGTATCAACGACAAGTGTCAAGGCTGAAGGATAGAAGTAGGAGTAGCAATCGAGAAAGAGTTTGGTGAAGCAGCTTTCGTTTTCCTTTGTAATCTGAATTttcgattattttattatttaacagtttcatgtacaataaatatatgagaataaatattttaacactcTGTTCTGAAATATAAATGTTGGACATGAGGTGAAAGAAGTAATTATTGATGTGATAGAAAAGGTCTAATAGCGTAGGCCTCTCGGCAGGCAGAGGCAAGtctccgagtgtattactgCCTTGAAAACAcccctcataaaaatcatctgccgctcggaagcagcataaaactgtagatccctctctttgtgggaaaacatcaaATCAATCAAATGTATAGCTACGAATAAAAACCTTTAATTAACTCTTAAGAACGGTGGAGGTTCTGTCATGGCTTGGGCTTGTATGCCAGCTCAAGAAATCGGAAAGCTATTTATTATAGATGGCACGATAGATTCTCTTTCGTATTTTTAATTGTCCATTCACAAGAACAATTTACATTCCAGTTTTTTAACGCGAAAACGATCCCGAACGTGCAGCTAATGATGTTAAAATGTGGATACTTTTCAACATAAAGCATTTGCAATGACCTTCCCAAAATAATGGCACAAACCTTATAGAAAATCTTTCGGCCTATCTCGAGGATAAGCTGCGGGAACACAAACTTTCATCAAGAAGTAACCTTAAGGCTGTTTTGCTcgaaaattgcgaaaaaatatctgccaaattttgttgaaagtttGTGGAATCTATATCAAGACGATTCGAGTctgtttcgaaaaaaaaaatagttcaagtcaagtttatataaaaactaacaatttttctaaattatttacatatttaaatttaataaattgtgaaatgatgtagaaataaacaataaaaaaaaatgcaaaaatttgaagatttatttaATCGCCTTCTCAcgtgaaaaatatttacgtaggtacgtacatacgagtatatatggaTGAATGATAATCTAATGGAAGATACAAACTGA
The Anastrepha ludens isolate Willacy chromosome X, idAnaLude1.1, whole genome shotgun sequence DNA segment above includes these coding regions:
- the LOC128870371 gene encoding uncharacterized protein LOC128870371 — encoded protein: MIKLNTLKVIQLNTLLRANGLPTTGLKTTKISRLQEALGVDEIDPSELEDEGVESTNDLRMQLNSLREAMAGLTSAIGTMNGSSPQVLNNNANQQTSNVNDDVDPVSNESTWESADDLRRVSYPRVTIQDMIGVMPEFDPLKSSTSPTQFLIRAEQLQKCHGWKEEMMLIAVQHQMKGMAKRWLDAQPVFQSWSQFVNAFKIDFPSTHNAAEAHKMLMRRKRKNGEDYVEYYYSMLTIGRQGLVDDVSINTHIISGLNDGSLTKALAAMSFGTCSQLLIALKNLTITSSISTTSTTPTQQILKSETKSNAKQTQVKCFNCNEYGHIAIKCPQPQKKVRCTVCTKIGHEAKNCNKKPTVVEIGNHNGSDEAPPVMKVVELNGKEYEAFIDTGSVCSLIRESAADGMKILGANKCFTGFGGSKVQVTRQVNVVANVDNVQREITLYIIADSLLPYDILLGRDVLQNNGYHMVVDKGVLHLDEIKINNFNISSDLSEEDKNKVRNLLVDKQNCFAEDISRIGRCKSAQMTIEVTKSGPILGKKYQVPFSQRPELSRILAELLDNEIISPSSSPHAASVLLVKKSNGENRMCIDYRALNEVTVKKNYVMPIVEEQLSRLSGNKYFSTLDMTSGYYQVPMNEDSKKYTAFLTHEGLFEHNVMPFGLVNAPMVFQEIVVNLIKSLKYRDKVISYVDEVIIATKTSGSYQSYRFNT